One window from the genome of Diospyros lotus cultivar Yz01 chromosome 11, ASM1463336v1, whole genome shotgun sequence encodes:
- the LOC127812779 gene encoding S-norcoclaurine synthase 1-like — MQGQNSIFGTIVQAERVILQGMENGMGGSLPVENVQQLASKKLKDIPLRYIRPELHSDEVSTDESLQIPAVDFGKLDLGTDHESAKLHGACKDWGFFQLINHGISEAIEEMKAVTEEFFKLPLEEKMEYAQLTNSIEGYGQAFVVSEDQKLDWGDMLFLIALPLARRNMRFWPANPTAFRSTLDRYSSELKRVSMRLVKAMAENLGLEQQDDLTSLFEECVQGIRMNYYPPCEHHATKVSGLSPHSDATGITLLVQVNQVPGLQIKKNGKWVPVKPLPNAIIVNIGDIIEIMSNGEYGSIEHRAMVNPETERLSIAGFHSPTMAAMIGPLAGLVKESSEGAKYKTVSHEDYVKLVVRSKLDGKSLLENLRTT, encoded by the exons ATGCAAGGgcaaaatagtatttttggGACTATAGTACAGGCTGAAAGAGTTATTCTGCAAG GGATGGAGAATGGGATGGGTGGCTCACTGCCGGTGGAGAACGTGCAACAACTTGCTTCCAAGAAGCTGAAGGACATTCCGCTCCGGTATATCCGACCGGAGCTCCACTCCGACGAAGTCTCCACCGACGAGTCTCTGCAGATTCCGGCGGTCGACTTCGGCAAGCTTGATCTCGGAACCGATCATGAATCAGCAAAGCTTCATGGCGCCTGCAAAGATTGGGGATTCTTCCAG TTGATCAATCACGGGATATCGGAAGCAATCGAGGAGATGAAAGCGGTGACGGAGGAGTTCTTCAAGCTGCCGCTGGAGGAGAAGATGGAATACGCGCAGCTAACGAACAGCATTGAAGGATACGGACAGGCCTTCGTGGTGTCTGAAGATCAGAAGCTCGACTGGGGCGACATGCTCTTCCTTATTGCCCTGCCGCTTGCTCGCCGGAATATGAGATTTTGGCCTGCCAATCCCACCGCATTCAG ATCAACGTTGGATAGGTACTCGTCGGAACTGAAGAGAGTTTCAATGAGGTTAGTGAAGGCCATGGCTGAGAACCTTGGGCTGGAGCAGCAGGATGATCTCACAAGCTTGTTTGAAGAGTGCGTACAGGGAATAAGGATGAACTATTATCCGCCATGCGAGCATCATGCAACCAAGGTTTCCGGCCTTTCTCCGCATTCGGACGCCACCGGAATCACCCTTCTGGTTCAAGTCAACCAAGTCCCCGGCCTCCAGATCAAGAAAAATGGCAAATGGGTCCCCGTTAAACCCCTCCCCAATGCAATAATCGTCAACATTGGCGACATAATCGAG ATAATGAGTAATGGAGAATACGGTAGCATTGAGCACAGAGCAATGGTGAACCCGGAAACGGAGCGGCTCTCCATTGCCGGGTTTCATAGCCCGACCATGGCAGCGATGATCGGACCCCTCGCCGGACTGGTGAAGGAGTCGTCAGAGGGAGCCAAGTACAAGACA